The genomic stretch GCAGCGAGCTTCTACTACATATGACAACGCGCAAACAATTCCTAAGAAGGCCGAAAAAGGCTAAAGTGTGTGCACTACACATGGAATGCACTGTGCATGGGAAACGTGGTTTTGCCAGATGTACCAAAGGAGCGTTTTTCCGTGCCAATATCTTCGAGGGAAACATCTGCAATGGCGAGGAAGAAGACGACGGGAAGAAAGGACGGTTCAGTTGTGGCAAAATTGTGTGGAATGTGCTGAGCGAAATCTCCTCGAATGGATGAATGGCTGACCTTAGGCCCGCTACAACATCAACGAGCCAGACGCAGCAGATCAGTGCGCCGCAGGAGAAACCCTTGCAGCTGACCAAGAAGTCGAAAACAAAACGCAAGCCTGGCAGGTACGACAACCCGTAACTTTATTTCCATTCCTTCTGCGCGACGTTTATCACGTCTGTTTTACTTCCACTAGTAAGGTGTGGTAACGCCACTTTGGGCCAGACTTAGAATGCCAGCTAATGCTCGCTTCCCCAAAGAGGTCAGTCGTGAGGAACTTCAGGGTCAACAAAAAGCTCGAATAGTCGTCTATGTCACATGTTCAAACTAAGAACGGAGGAATATACAGCAGTGTCACCATATGCCAGCCATTGGGCTCCTTTAGCATCGGTAGTTTCGGTGTCGGCGCACTACTCGTCGCGACGTAGAGTGATGCGGTTAGCTATTGCGTCTAATAGGAACAGCCGTAGGGCAGGGCTTAAAAACACCGTTTTTAGCTTGAACATGGCTACAGGCGGGTTCTGTACTGTGTTTGACAAGTTGGTGTTGTTCTTTTCCTGATAGAAATCATGTTCAGTAAACGAAGCGTACATGCGTTTCAAAGAACACGTTTTCGCGAACACTGACAGTGGCCCGTAGCACATAGTAGCATATGGCGTGCGATAGCTGTGGACCACACGGCAGCGAAAAACAGCCCTCTATTTTCCTATCATTGTATGTACGTAATGACGCAAGTGAATATGGATACATCATGCAGCGACACCACACTGTTTctgttttttaaaaaaaaaactgtccagGAAAGTGGCGTGGGCGGCCGGAACGGTTGACAACGAGAACATGAACCGCAAGTCATCCAAGTGCTGTTGTATCTACGTCAAGCCCACTCCTTTCGGGGAGTCTGAGGAAGAGGATGACCAAGACGAGTGCCCCAACTGCCGAGGCCACATTATGTACCGGAAGGACGGCCACCTCAGAAGCCCACCTCCCGAAGTTCAACAAGAGTCCGATGCGCTTCCGCCCGCTGTCCCAGGCAGCAGCGGCGCGCCGGGTCCCAGCAAGGCCATCTCTTCGCAAACTGGGCTGTCCAAATTGCCGTAGATTCAGTCCTGAATGGCGCTTATAGTCAATCACGGAACATGTAAAGAGAAAGTAACTTATTTACGCCGCCGATATTATTCCGTGCGTCTTTTGTGCTTATTTGTCTCTTcaaatacatacagggtgtgccTTCAGGGAAACGAACACTCCTTCGTTGTCACTCTTACTTGAGAGTATAGCTGAGCGCATTCCCCTTTGCCTTCGTCCCCGTCTGTCATccacccccccccacccccatccCCCGATCATTGGCAATGGTATCGAAAATCCTTCAGGAGTTACTGGCGTAGTTTTTGTGCAGTTCGATGAAATACACCGCAAGAGCAGATGCCGGATGTTGAGGGTATGGCGGGAATCCCTCtcgagaaaaacgagaaaacttCATACTGTTACCGACCAATGATGGTACATGTTTGACAAAGGTGAGCCGCCtgagcagacgacctcggaaaCGAGGGAACAAAGCAGTCCATGGGACGCACCACAGACATCGTGCCGGGAGACCGGGATGTCCATTGGACATTACGTTCGTCTGCAGGACGTCTTGAGCACATCCAGGGGGCTGCATTCTATGCGAATTTTGTGGATGTCCTGTTCCTGTAATAATCCCTACGGATCCCTCGTGGATGTGTACGGGACCTTATATGGAACATGTATGGAATGATAGCTTGGTTTGCGATTTTCAAAGGCAAACGCAAATTTTCAACCATTTCAGTTTAATAATCCATAGCTTACTATATACATAGTTTAATAATACATCGCATTTAAAGATACATACTGCCATCAAAATTTATAAACCTGAATAGTTTGTATTTCCCATATCGGACTACAATGCGGCGTTGCAGCGTtttgtgaagaaaaaaatacaaaagccTCCTTCACCACAAAGTTCAAAACAGTCATTTCGAGTGGTATTCTTGTATTGGcgactgtaggatgggacaagcaccGTGCTTGTATATCAAGGTTATTACCCTCGTAAGGGAAAACAGTATTGCCTATTCCGTGATGTTGAGCAAATTGCGGAGCACTGCTCGCCTGTggcagtgttgtgcccgctactcaatttaggtagcgaaataccgctacccgctaccgTATTTCAAAGTAGCGCGATACTAGCGGCGCTACAAATTTACGAATGTagcgcgataccgctaccgctacgaAAAAAAATGTAGCGCAATTACCCTTCCATTACTTTCTCGCCGAAGGCCTATGAATATGTGATTCGATACATTCAAAGATATGTGCTCTTGCTAATACTTTATTTCTTGCGATCAGTACTTTTTGAAAAACTCATCACACACTTGCGTTCACCTTCAAGAGCAGTTTCCGCTCAAAGTTCCCGTCACTGAGCCTACGTTTCTTGGTGAACGTATCGGCGCAAACACTGAAAAGTCGTTCGGCAGACGCACTTGACGGGACAGCGGTATTTAGCTTGAGGAACGCCCCGTGCACTCTTGGATAGCCCTGCTTTAGCGACGTCAAATTAAAGCTATCTGGCACAAAGAGGTACTGAGTAAGCTCACGATCAGCTGGATCTGCTGTAGAAGTTGACTccccaaaagaaaagaaatcatcTGCATGGAGCTCGCTCGTGGATTCAACGGCGCCCTCACTTGAGGCGACCGAAAACCTTAACATTTCGTTTACGGTCAAGCTGGTTACTTCCTTTCGTTGGTTTTCATCCGTGAGCCTTGAGAGCTTGAACCTCGGAATTAAGACAGCAGCGATTT from Ornithodoros turicata isolate Travis chromosome 4, ASM3712646v1, whole genome shotgun sequence encodes the following:
- the LOC135393317 gene encoding E3 ubiquitin-protein ligase PPP1R11-like, which codes for MADLRPATTSTSQTQQISAPQEKPLQLTKKSKTKRKPGRKVAWAAGTVDNENMNRKSSKCCCIYVKPTPFGESEEEDDQDECPNCRGHIMYRKDGHLRSPPPEVQQESDALPPAVPGSSGAPGPSKAISSQTGLSKLP